A window of the Aspergillus flavus chromosome 6, complete sequence genome harbors these coding sequences:
- a CDS encoding quinone reductase: MARLDNTCTALARNEDSQGAKRDDSTASGRLSISHELEAPMRFRTIIRDFGPPKEVVAYESYKPQVPGLGQVRIRMLLACINPSDLVTISGAYRSRIPLPFMPGFEGVGVIESVGAGVSELHVGQRVLPLGSAGAWQDMKVTEERWCFPVPPDLTDQQAAMAYINPMSAWMMVRQYAPNPSTVVAVNAATSAIGQMIIRMLNRAGIRPIALIRRPDGKRQLSDQLDLSAVICTSETGLRRKLSELSGGRGLAVAWDAVGGTEGDDLVRSLAPGGTLVHYGLLSGIPLSYRLREECPDARIELYRLRDWIHTAKRHELQRALDDIFELVRDGTAASKVAAVFPLSDIRQALECEATPGRQGKVLLSMSNAMEGTHYD, encoded by the exons ATGGCTCGTTTAGATAACACATGTACTGCTCTGGCACGAAATGAAG ACTCCCAAGGAGCCAAGAGGGATGATTCAACCGCTTCAGGCAGGCTTTCAATATCTCACGAGCTTGAAGCGCCTATGAGATTCCGCACGATTATACGGGATTTTGGCCCTCCGAAGGAGGTAGTAGCCTATGAATCATATAAGCCACAGGTCCCTGGGCTCGGTCAAGTGCGCATCCGTATGCTTTTGGCCTGCATCAACCCGTCAGATTTAGTGACGATATCCGGAGCTTACAGATCGAGGATCCCGCTGCCTTTCATGCCGGGATTCGAAGGCGTGGGTGTGATCGAATCAGTGGGCGCAGGGGTATCTGAGTTGCATGTGGGACAGCGGGTGTTGCCACTTGGGAGTGCAGGCGCATGGCAGGACATGAAGGTTACCGAAGAACGCTGGTGCTTCCCCGTGCCACCAGACTTAACCGATCAGCAAGCGGCCATGGCATATATCAATCCAATGTCGGCTTGGATGATGGTACGACAATACGCGCCTAATCCATCAACAGTCGTGGCAGTTAACGCAGCCACGTCCGCTATCGGCCAGATGATTATCCGCATGCTTAATCGCGCTGGTATACGGCCGATAGCACTGATTCGGCGGCCTGATGGCAAACGTCAACTCTCGGATCAGCTTGACCTGTCGGCTGTGATCTGCACATCGGAAACCGGACTACGGCGTAAGCTAAGTGAGTTGAGCGGTGGCCGTGGCTTGGCAGTCGCATGGGACGCAGTTGGCGGAACCGAGGGAGATGATCTAGTACGCAGTCTTGCCCCAGGCGGAACCCTTGTTCATTATGGACTCCTCTCCGGTATACCCTTGTCATACCGTTTGCGTGAAGAGTGCCCGGATGCTCGAATTGAACTGTATCGGCTCAGAGACTGGATCCACACGGCCAAACGCCATGAGCTACAGCGTGCGTTAGACGACATTTTTGAGCTAGTTAGGGATGGTACCGCGGCGTCAAAGGTGGCAGCTGTGTTCCCACTTTCGGATATTCGGCAGGCGCTGGAGTGCGAGGCCACCCCGGGTCGGCAGGGAAAGGTGCTGTTATCTATGTCTAATGCCATGGAAGGTACTCACTACGATTGA
- a CDS encoding putative alcohol dehydrogenase: MAETHSKNRTMRSVVFDGQPFEVYVRDIPKAKVVRRTDAVVQVTSAAICGSDLHNYHGVFGSDQVPYSIGHEAMGIVKEVGADVASVKIGDRVIIPDFPDDVGLDLEPTINPAIALYGEGHQFGDLGGCQAEFVRVPLADKSLIVLGKEFDGIKDEDLVLLSDIFPTAWAGVTWSGFEAGDTIAIFGAGPVGLLAAYSAILRGASRVYSIDSVEDRLELAASIGAIPINFTKGEPSAQILARESGGVQRTVDCVGEECVNENLKPDQSFVTTQAIKCTSVGGGLAVIGVHFAQPSSQGVQRGSTISPSTTFPITLFWEKNMTIRGGAVDSKLYVEPLLELVKSGRAKPGFVFSSIIDIEEAPKAYQRFSDHLETKVMIRFS, encoded by the exons ATGGCAGAGACACATAGCAAGAACAGAACCATGCGGTCGGTCGTTTTTGATGGCCAGCCGTTCGAGGTTTATGTCCGTGATATCCCGAAGGCAAAGGTCGTCAGGCGAACGGATGCCGTGGTTCAGGTCACTTCAGCAGCTATCTGCGGCTCTGACCTGCACAACTACCACGGCGTCTTTGGTAGCGACCAGGTGCCTTATTCTATTGGGCATGAGGCCATGGGTATCGTCAAGGAAGTTGGAGCAGATGTTGCATCCGTGAAGATTGGGGATCGCGTCATTATACCTGACTTCCCTGATGACGTCGGGCTGGATCTAGAACCAACGATTAACCCTGCAATTGCATTGTATGGAGAAGGCCATCAATTTGGTGATTTGGGAGGTTGCCAAG CCGAATTTGTGCGCGTCCCACTCGCGGACAAGTCCTTGATTGTTCTCGGTAAGGAATTCGATggcatcaaggatgaagatctaGTTCTTCTTTCAGACATCTTTCCTACTGCCTGGGCGGGAGTCACTTGGTCGGGCTTCGAGGCTGGAGATACGATCGCTATTTTTGGGGCAGGCCCAGTAGGACTACTAGCGGCTTATTCGGCAATTCTCCGTGGAGCCTCTCGAGTGTATTCCATCGACTCTGTTGAAGATCGACTGGAACTCGCAGCTTCTATTGGAGCCATTCCGATCAACTTCACGAAGGGCGAACCGTCGGCGCAGATTCTGGCCCGGGAATCAGGTGGCGTCCAGCGCACCGTAGACTGTGTTGGGGAGGAATGCGTCAACGAGAACTTAAAGCCCGATCAGTCCTTTGTTACCACACAGGCAATCAAGTGCACCAGTGTGGGTGGTGGCTTAGCGGTTATTGGGGTACACTTTGCTCAACCGAGTTCCCAAGGAGTTCAACGAGGAAGCACCATTTCACCATCGACCACGTTTCCCATTACGCTCTTCTGGGAAAAGAACATGACGATTCGTGGTGGAGCAGTGGACAGCAAATTATATGTTGAGCCACTGCTGGAACTGGTGAAAAGTGGCAGAGCTAAACCGggcttcgtcttctccagcaTTATTGATATCGAAGAGGCGCCAAAGGCTTATCAACGGTTTTCTGATCATTTAGAGACGAAAGTCATGATCAGGTTCTCCTAG
- a CDS encoding uncharacterized protein (expressed protein) — protein sequence MEAKYMTTPDDGSDPREVQTGEVGELYLRGPNIFLGYHKNPSATADSISKDGWFRTGDVGYQDFKGNFFITDRVKELIEYKGFQVAPAELRGILVGHAAVNDVAVIQLTSKMDVRKVVILTGP from the coding sequence ATGGAGGCAAAATATATGACAACACCTGACGATGGTTCGGACCCACGCGAGGTTCAAACCGGAGAAGTTGGCGAGCTATATCTCCGTGGGCCCAACATCTTTCTTGGTTATCATAAGAATCCATCGGCGACAGCAGACTCGATCTCCAAAGATGGCTGGTTCCGCACTGGTGATGTTGGATATCAGGATTTCAAGGGCAACTTCTTCATTACTGACCGAGTGAAGGAACTGATTGAGTATAAAGGTTTCCAGGTGGCTCCTGCTGAGCTAAGAGGAATTCTTGTGGGCCATGCTGCTGTTAATGATGTTGCTGTCATTCAATTGACGAGTAAGATGGATGTCCGAAAAGTTGTTATTCTTACTGGTCCATGA
- a CDS encoding short chain dehydrogenase family protein (unnamed protein product) yields the protein MSLQGKVYAVTGGASGIGFATAKLISERGGTVCIADVNADCLGNVESYFSAKSPSVEFMITQVDVSNKQQVENWIADIKTKYHRLDGAANIAGVIGKDHGIKTVAELEDDEWNKIISVNLTGTMYCLRAELNHIVDGGSIVNMASIHATTELGVANHGAYAASKHGVLGLTRVAAKENGHREVRVNAVAPGPIYTPMMQGFYDRIERPSDAPFDDPIAFKRQGTPEEVAKVVVFLLGPESSFVSGSCYPVDGAWV from the exons ATGTCACTTCAGGGCAAGGTGTATGCTGTTACAGGCGGTGCGAGTGGCATAGGCTTTGCAACAGCCAAACTCATCTCGGAACGCGGGGGAACAGTGTGCATTGCCGACGTTAATGCAGATTGCCTCGGCAATGTTGAGTCGTACTTCTCTGCCAAAAGCCCCTCTGTTGAATTCATGATCACCCAAGTCGATGTTTCGAACAAACAACAGGTTGAGAACTGGATTGCCGACATTAAGACGAAATACCATCGGCTCGATGGGGCAGCCAACATTGCCGGTGTTATCGGAAAGGACCATGGGATCAAGACGGTGGCAGaattggaagatgatgaatggaATAAAATCATCAGTGTGAATCTGACAGGAACGATGTATTGCCTCCGGGCAGAGCTCAACCACATTGTGGACGGAGGCTCAATCGTCAATATGGCGTCCATCCATGCCACCACGG AACTAGGCGTGGCAAACCATGGTGCGTATGCAGCGAGTAAACATGGTGTTTTGGGTCTCACTCGAGTTGCTGCAAAGGAGAATGGTCACCGGGAAGTTAGGGTTAATGCAGTTGCTCCGGGACCAATCTATACTCCAATGATGCAAGGGTTTTATGACCGAATCGAACGACCGTCTGATGCGCCGTTTGATGACCCTATCGCTTTTAAACGGCAGGGCACTCCTGAGGAAGTGGCTAAGGTGGTTGTATTTTTGCTGGGGCCGGAAAGCTCTTTCGTGAGCGGAAGTTGTTACCCGGTTGATGGAGCCTGGGTTTGA
- a CDS encoding trihydroxytoluene oxygenase has protein sequence MALANHGASIPDLIAIGDEQENVTDWQRRCGINKDSQIRLVKLTHMRYQHPDLDQITTFLQDFGMTVAKRTEDEVWYRGYGEDQYVYYARKGTKEFLGGTFVVESYGDLEIASQSPTASDIQELSDVPGSGFLVTLTDPEGFPVNLMFGKKPAEKGAIPEKLTINYEEEKPRIRKSQRFTPGPAAVHKLGHFGLCTGKFEELIHFYTTTFNIVPTDFLYVEKDGQRKNVALFAHIDRGDDYVDHHSFFMSTNASSHVHHCSFEVHDFDTQKLGHQWLTDKKYKSVWGVGRHILGSQIFDYWWDTTGNMIEHYTDGDLVNNQTPIGYGPAGDESLAIWGPEVPA, from the exons ATGGCACTCGCGAATCACGGCGCTTCAATACCGGATCTCATCGCCATTGGAGATGAGCAGGAGAATGTCACTGACTGGCAACGACGATGCGGGATCAACAAGGACAGTCAGATTCGTTTAGTGAAGCTCACACATATGCGTTATCAACACCCTGATCTAGACCAGATAACGACCTTCCTGCAAG ATTTTGGCATGACCGTTGCCAAAAGaactgaagatgaagtatGGTATCGCGGGTATGGCGAGGACCAGTATGTCTACTATGCGCGAAAGGGCACGAAAGAGTTTCTGGGAGGTACCTTTGTCGTGGAATCATACGGCGACCTTGAAAT AGCCTCCCAGAGTCCAACAGCCAGCGATATTCAGGAACTTTCCGATGTTCCAGGTAGTGGCTTTCTTGTTACACTGACGGACCCTGAGGGGTTTCCAGTGAATTTGATGTTCGGGAAAAAGCCCGCAGAAAAGGGTGCCATTCCAGAGAAGCTCACTATTAActacgaagaagaaaagcccCGAATCCGGAAGTCCCAGCGATTTACTCCTGGTCCAGCGGCTGTACACAAA CTGGGCCACTTTGGGCTATGCACGGGGAAGTTCGAAGAACTGATCCACTTCTATACTACGACATTCAATATTGTACCGACTGATTTTCTTTACGTGGAGAAGGATGgccagaggaagaatgtTGCATTATTCGCACATATTGACCGTGGCGATGATTATGTGGACCATCACAGTTTTTTTATGAGCACAAATGCCAGCAGTCATGTACATCACTGCTCGTTTGAAGTCCATGACTTTGATACTCAGAAGCTGGGGCACCAGTGGCTCACTGATAAGAAGTATAAGTCTGTGTGGGGCGTTGGACGCCATATCCTTGGATCTCAAATCTTTGATTACTGGTGGGATACAACAGGAAACATGATAGAGCATTATACAGATGGAGATCTGGTGAACAATCAGACACCCATTGGTTATGGACCGGCTGGAGATGAGTCCCTAGCTATCTGGGGACCTGAGGTACCAGCTTAG
- a CDS encoding putative mandelate racemase, translating into MSALSGIDIALWDMKGLKLGVPIYHLLGGKVRDKIRVYAWIGGDRPDDVQVQAQARKQQGFHAVKMNGTGDTAWLDSPSVLHEVVGRVKAVKAMGIDVAIDFHGRVHKPMAKRLARALEPHEPLFVEEPLLVEHIGGIKQVSELTIVPIALGERLYSRWDVRPFLESNCVDILQPDICHIGGISEMRRIAAMCETYDVGVAPHCPLGPIALAACVHANATMANFAIQEMGIGMHYNNTGQDITSYITNPEVWAVRDGHIDVLSGPGLGIEINEAEVRQMSQNTKAWPTPEFRGPCGELREW; encoded by the exons ATGAGTGCGCTGTCAGGAATTGATATAGCTCTATGGGATATGAAAGGTCT AAAGCTTGGTGTGCCCATATATCACCTACTGGGTGGCAAGGTTAGGGATAAGATTCGAGTGTATGCATGGATTGGGGGTGACAGGCCCGACGATGTTCAGGTTCAAGC ACAAGCTCGCAAACAGCAGGGGTTCCATGCTGTTAAGATGAATGGTACAGGAGACACAGCATGGTTAGACTCACCATCGGTTCTTCACGAGGTCGTGGGGAGGGTCAAAGCAGTAAAGGCAATGGGCATCGATGTTGCTATTGACTTCCACGGCCGAGTACATAAGCCCATGGCCAAGCGCCTTGCGAGGGCATTGGAACCCCACGAACCTCTGTTCGTCGAAGAACCGCTTCTTGTGGAACATATCGGCGGCATCAAACAAGTATCAGAGTTGACCATTGTTCCAATTGCTCTCGGTGAGCGACTTTATAGTCGCTGGGACGTACGACCATTCTTGGAAAGCAATTGTGTGGATATACTCCAACCGGATATTTGTCACATCGGCGGCATCTCCGAGATGAGACGCATCGCCGCCATGTGTGAGACTTATGATGTTGGTGTCGCTCCTCATTGTCCGCTAGGTCCCATTGCACTGGCGGCTTGTGTTCATGCGAACGCGACAATGGCAAATTTTGCCATCCAGGAGATGGGCATAGGCATGCACTACAATAACACTGGGCAAGATATCACAAGCTATATCACGAATCCAGAGGTTTGGGCTGTGCGGGATGGTCATATCGATGTCTTATCTGGTCCGGGCCTAGGGATTGAAATCAACGAAGCAGAAGTGAGGCAGATGTCGCAGAATACCAAAGCTTGGCCAACTCCGGAGTTTCGCGGTCCTTGTGGAGAGCTTCGAGAGTGGTAA
- a CDS encoding fungal-specific transcription factor domain-containing protein translates to MENDLPSTRNSSDGWPRQSGRIRVTRACDRCKKRKVRCNGQQPCRVCTEASAACSYNASYSRGRRPAVRLTRSRPLAQLTASPLTPRVVNQTASHPGNSDVLEEPPGVVSQERGSMPLGEPISRTSPEPAQTDLQGHYVGPSSGISFLSRVQKRLEQSVSFPRSLSVFNFGDTPLPYHHTDSSTGDPSPSYLDPTFCLLLNRDDTTRLVHRYFDFAVPVDRFVHRPTIEQWMNEFYETRGVMRDQDAAPAQIAVIFMIFAIAQEHTSPKPSTVEADTSVRYFRAANQQLAKEQGPVRLASVQARLCQCLWLLSQSRINHCWSLFGTVARLIFALGLHRNRHASSSSITRLEIECRRRTFWSAYCLDNYISTALGRPRTFNDKDIDQKLPSCVEDEEVQDSMDGTASYASQGLSTMFGPVSYAKLSRILSGILSDIYSIQPMSITERLSLTAKYMSELKSWRREMAGFLDRPSLNAAPLVLIYQRQRNVLNLAYWHTVILTNRPLLLTNFARLTNITRRLLREQNERREQIDESISECLHAAMEIVTVVDAIIQAKQLFRCFWFTPYFAFSASVILYVYTIQHSKEPGDVYGPFFAAAERCQQQIMNIAEEGSLTSRYCLVLEELHAEAVRQITPVQPSVDQQTQTHYAMEMRSGDIENLTSNVGDFATEFAMAAPNLVGLGPLDDFHVSPSASLEDLTGWDQFESMVSAHEIEKVFWYQSANQDYRQVFSGFNN, encoded by the exons ATGGAAAATGATTTGCCCAGCACTCGAAATTCGTCCGACGGATGGCCTCGGCAGTCCGGCCGTATCCGTGTGACGCGTGCCTGCGACCGCTGCAAGAA GAGGAAGGTTCGGTGTAATGGCCAACAGCCATGCCGTGTGTGCACCGAGGCATCCGCCGCTTGCTCCTACAACGCCTCGTACTCCAGAGGGCGACGCCCAGCCGTTCGGTTGACTCGCTCGAGGCCTCTAGCTCAACTGACCGCGTCTCCGCTGACTCCACGGGTTGTAAATCAAACGGCAAGCCATCCCGGGAATTCAGACGTTCTTGAAGAACCGCCGGGCGTTGTGTCCCAGGAGAGGGGATCGATGCCGCTGGGCGAGCCCATCTCTCGCACTTCACCGGAGCCAGCGCAGACCGACCTTCAAGGTCACTACGTAGGTCCTTCCTCCGGTATCTCATTCCTCTCTCGAGTTCAAAAACGGCTCGAACAATCTGTATCATTTCCCCGAAGCTTATCTGTCTTCAACTTTGGCGACACCCCATTGCCTTACCATCATACTGATTCTAGTACCGGGGACCCTTCACCATCCTATCTTGACCCGACATTCTGTTTGCTGCTGAACCGAGATGACACTACTCGCCTTGTTCATAGATACTTTGACTTTGCAGTTCCCGTAGATCGATTTGTGCATCGACCAACGATCGAGCAATGGATGAACGAGTTCTACGAGACTCGAGGTGTGATGCGCGATCAAGATGCTGCACCTGCACAGATCGCTGTGATTTTCATGATCTTCGCCATCGCACAGGAACATACAAGCCCAAAGCCGTCCACAGTAGAAGCCGACACGAG TGTTCGATACTTCCGGGCAGCGAATCAACAACTGGCCAAAGAGCAGGGTCCCGTGCGACTCGCAAGTGTTCAAGCTCGCCTGTGCCAATGCCTTTGGCTTCTCTCACAGTCACGCATCAACCACTGCTGGAGTCTATTTGGGACCGTCGCTCGGCTGATTTTCGCCCTCGGTCTACATCGCAATCGACATGCCAGTTCCAGCTCCATCACTCGGCTCGAAATTGAATGCCGTCGCCGGACCTTTTGGAGTGCTTATTGTCTCGACAACTATATAAGCACGGCGCTTGGGAGGCCGAGGACGTTTAATGACAAGGACATTGATCAGAAGCTTCCTTCTTGcgtggaggatgaagaggtcCAGGACAGCATGGACGGAACTGCCTCATATGCGAGTCAAGGGCTATCAACCATGTTTGGCCCGGTTAGCTACGCAAA GTTATCTCGGATTTTGAGTGGTATTTTGAGCGATATTTACTCTATTCAACCTATGTCTATTACCGAGCGTTTGTCGCTCACAGCGAAGTATATGAGTGAGCTGAAGTCATGGCGCAGAGAAATGGCCGGTTTTCTCGACCGACCTAGTTTGAACGCTGCCCCATTAGTCTTAATTTATCAGAGACAGAGAAACGTCCTGAATCTTGCATACTGGCATACGGTGATTCTAACCAACCGTCCGCTCTTGCTTACCAATTTCGCCAGGTTGACGAACATCACACGGAGGTTGCTGCGGGAGCAAAATGAACGAAGGGAACAGATTGATGAAAGCATCTCTGAATGCCTCCATGCTGCAATGGAAATTGTTACTGTTGTGGACGCGATAATCCAAGCCAAGCAACTTTTTCGGTGTTTCTGG TTCACTCCTTACTTTGCCTTCTCCGCTTCCGTGATCTTGTACGTCTACACCATACAACACAGCAAGGAGCCTGGCGACGTATACGGGCCGTTCTTCGCAGCTGCAGAACGTTGTCAGCAGCAGATTATGAACATTGCCGAAGAGGGATCGTTGACTTCTAGGTATTGTCTGGTTTTAGAAGAGCTGCATGCAGAGGCTGTGCGGCAAATAACCCCAGTCCAGCCTTCTGTGGATCAACAAACGCAAACCCACTATGCAATGGAGATGAGGAGTGGGGATATAGAAAACCTTACTTCTAATGTCGGGGATTTTGCAACGGAATTTGCTATGGCAGCGCCAAACCTGGTAGGCCTGGGCCCGCTGGATGATTTTCATGTCAGTCCCAGTGCTTCTCTGGAAGACCTGACTGGATGGGATCAATTTGAGTCGATGGTAAGCGCTCATGAAATCGAGAAGGTATTCTGGTATCAATCGGCTAATCAAGACTACCGGCAGGTTTTCTCCGGCTTCAACAAT